A stretch of Acipenser ruthenus chromosome 1, fAciRut3.2 maternal haplotype, whole genome shotgun sequence DNA encodes these proteins:
- the LOC117421062 gene encoding TRAF-interacting protein with FHA domain-containing protein A translates to MHNIDDVETEETLTCLRITVHHPLHEIKNVFQLIHFNKREKHMVEDPLKVGRDTKSCHISLYDLRVSRVQFSIQAFRHFNSSKLFFEIKNLSKKGKLIVNNTELEHLNKVELPKKALVRFAEFQLLVEKEDGESTESFDTFFELARTPPCQEILCAPSMSPIPETGILINACTVPQQCSLQTPVEMEECELK, encoded by the coding sequence ATGCACAACATTGATGACGTTGAAACAGAGGAGACATTAACCTGCCTCCGAATAACAGTTCATCATCCACTGCATGAAATCAAAAACGTGTTTCAGCTGATCCACTTCAACAAGAGAGAGAAACACATGGTAGAAGATCCCCTAAAAGTCGGCCGCGACACAAAGTCATGCCACATTTCTTTGTATGATCTGCGAGTTTCCCGGGTGCAGTTTAGTATTCAGGCTTTCAGACATTTCAACAGCTCAAAGCTGTTCTTTGAAATCAAAAACCTGAGCAAAAAAGGAAAGCTGATAGTAAATAATACAGAACTTGAGCACCTCAATAAGGTTGAATTGCCAAAAAAAGCCCTTGTGAGATTTGCAGAATTCCAATTATTGGTGGAAAAAGAAGATGGGGAGTCAACAGAAAGCTTTGACACATTCTTCGAGTTGGCAAGAACACCACCATGCCAGGAGATTCTCTGTGCACCTTCAATGAGCCCAATCCCTGAAACAGGGATCCTGATCAATGCGTGCACTGTTCCTCAGCAATGCAGCCTTCAAACTCCAGTGGAGATGGAAGAATGTGAACTAAAATAG